From Nitrosopumilus zosterae, the proteins below share one genomic window:
- a CDS encoding Hsp20/alpha crystallin family protein, with product MKRNDDEFKITLSTVNSIFDDVEHKILSPLSCLREFDNHWMLEFDLPLVNKKDIKVTFDGNYINVEAKLKEKYSEEKLGRITKFEYFKKSILLPGRIDSKKTIAKFQKGRLEIKISKKVVGNTIKIN from the coding sequence ATGAAAAGAAATGATGATGAATTTAAAATAACACTTTCAACAGTGAATTCAATATTTGATGATGTTGAACATAAAATTCTCTCACCACTTTCATGTCTAAGAGAGTTTGACAATCATTGGATGCTAGAGTTTGATTTACCGCTTGTAAATAAAAAAGATATCAAAGTTACTTTTGATGGAAATTACATTAATGTAGAAGCTAAACTCAAGGAAAAATATTCTGAAGAAAAATTAGGCAGGATTACAAAGTTCGAATATTTTAAAAAATCAATTTTGTTACCGGGAAGAATTGATTCCAAGAAAACAATTGCAAAATTTCAAAAAGGCAGACTGGAAATAAAAATTTCAAAAAAGGTTGTAGGAAATACCATTAAAATCAACTAG
- a CDS encoding MIP/aquaporin family protein, translating to MVNPRAYLAEAIATYGLVFFGPLSVILAIASFGEELTTISVLFISLGHGGAIALMVYTFGHVSGAHINPAVTIPMIITRKIGIADGVGYIISQLIGAITAAATLKVILPELGAKVNFATQGGPSDLINNSISSGFLIEAILTFFLVTVIFMVAVHKKASPGWHGFTIGGMVFLIHLIAVPLTGASVNPARTFGPALISGFWEFHWLYWAAPILGGIIAGLIMNYVFVKPAEKEA from the coding sequence ATGGTTAATCCAAGAGCGTATCTTGCCGAGGCAATAGCAACTTATGGTTTAGTGTTCTTTGGTCCTCTTTCAGTAATTTTGGCTATTGCATCCTTTGGTGAGGAACTGACAACAATCTCTGTCTTGTTTATCTCTCTAGGTCACGGTGGCGCAATAGCATTAATGGTCTACACCTTTGGTCATGTTTCTGGTGCTCACATCAATCCTGCGGTTACAATTCCAATGATAATTACAAGAAAAATTGGAATCGCAGATGGAGTTGGATATATCATTTCACAATTAATCGGTGCCATAACTGCTGCTGCAACATTAAAGGTAATCTTGCCCGAACTTGGTGCCAAAGTAAACTTTGCAACCCAAGGAGGTCCAAGTGATTTAATCAATAACAGCATTAGTTCTGGATTTTTAATTGAAGCAATACTGACATTCTTCCTAGTGACAGTAATTTTCATGGTTGCGGTTCACAAGAAAGCATCTCCTGGATGGCACGGATTTACAATTGGTGGTATGGTTTTCCTAATTCATCTAATTGCAGTACCTTTGACTGGCGCATCCGTAAATCCTGCAAGAACATTTGGTCCTGCACTAATTTCCGGATTCTGGGAATTCCATTGGTTGTATTGGGCAGCTCCAATCTTGGGGGGAATCATTGCAGGTTTAATCATGAACTATGTATTTGTCAAACCTGCTGAGAAAGAAGCATAA
- a CDS encoding DUF6659 family protein — protein MNSEEDLDQQRCHKILELPEIRFAGFLDYMGNLIVGDFKSGIIPLKNENERKKMFMEAVLRIRTRQEFDENLGQVEYAAARRKNVVTMTIPLEKKILFIAAESNADIDKTARKIIDIL, from the coding sequence ATCAACAAAGATGCCATAAAATATTAGAATTACCTGAAATAAGATTTGCAGGGTTCTTAGACTATATGGGAAATCTAATAGTAGGAGATTTCAAATCAGGAATAATTCCGCTCAAAAATGAAAATGAGCGAAAAAAAATGTTTATGGAGGCAGTTCTTAGAATTAGAACTAGACAAGAATTTGACGAGAATTTAGGTCAGGTAGAATATGCTGCAGCTAGAAGGAAGAATGTAGTTACAATGACTATCCCTCTTGAAAAAAAAATATTGTTCATTGCAGCAGAGTCTAATGCAGATATTGATAAGACTGCAAGGAAAATTATAGACATATTATAA
- a CDS encoding menaquinone biosynthesis decarboxylase — MAIKDIREFISELEKHGELKRVKVQVDTDLEIAEILRREVYSNGSAILFENVKGFDIPVLGNAFGSMKRLEIGLEMTDFTEIGQRIADMTKMDIPSGILDKIKKLPELSKMTASFPKLETNGPVTEITSNNASFDDLPILKSWPNDAGRFITLGLVATKHPETGVRNLGVYRMQIIDKTHASMHWQKHKRGAHHGDISKDRGEKIPTAIIIGGEPATIFSSIAPVPEGLDKYLFAGITRKEGIKMVKCKTIDLDVPANAEIVLEGYVDPADIRDEGPFGDHTGYYTPVEPYPTFTLTGIMRRKDPIYVTTVVGKPILEDAYIGKVIERSFLPLIQMFHPEVIDFSMPAAGWFQGFAIISIKKRYPGQAKKVMMGLWGMGQLSLTKMFVVVDEDINVHDINDVIWAITTRADAARDTMIINNTPTDTLDPASPLINLGSKMGIDATQKTRDEGYEREIQQQVKVDDKTKSLVDAKWSDYGL, encoded by the coding sequence GTGGCAATAAAAGATATTCGGGAGTTTATTTCAGAACTAGAAAAACATGGAGAATTAAAAAGAGTTAAAGTTCAAGTTGACACGGATTTAGAAATTGCAGAAATTCTAAGAAGAGAAGTGTATTCCAATGGCTCTGCAATTCTTTTTGAAAATGTAAAAGGGTTTGATATACCAGTTTTAGGAAATGCATTTGGTTCAATGAAAAGATTAGAGATAGGATTGGAAATGACAGATTTTACTGAAATTGGTCAGCGTATTGCAGATATGACAAAGATGGACATACCATCAGGGATACTAGACAAAATTAAAAAACTTCCAGAACTCTCAAAGATGACAGCATCATTTCCTAAATTAGAAACAAATGGACCAGTGACAGAAATTACATCAAATAATGCATCTTTTGATGATTTACCAATTCTAAAATCATGGCCAAATGATGCTGGGAGATTTATCACTTTAGGATTGGTTGCAACCAAACATCCTGAAACAGGTGTGAGAAATCTTGGCGTATACAGAATGCAAATAATTGACAAAACACATGCATCCATGCATTGGCAAAAACATAAGAGAGGAGCCCATCATGGAGATATTTCAAAAGACAGAGGGGAGAAAATCCCAACCGCAATAATTATTGGCGGAGAGCCTGCAACAATATTTTCATCTATTGCTCCGGTTCCAGAGGGACTTGACAAATATTTGTTTGCAGGAATTACAAGGAAAGAAGGAATCAAAATGGTGAAATGCAAAACAATTGATTTAGATGTTCCAGCTAATGCAGAGATTGTTTTAGAAGGATACGTTGATCCTGCAGACATTAGAGATGAAGGACCATTTGGAGATCATACGGGATATTATACTCCAGTTGAACCATATCCAACATTTACATTGACTGGAATTATGAGAAGAAAAGATCCAATTTATGTAACAACAGTAGTTGGAAAACCAATTCTAGAGGATGCATATATTGGAAAAGTAATTGAAAGATCATTTTTGCCATTAATACAAATGTTCCATCCAGAAGTGATAGATTTTAGCATGCCAGCTGCAGGATGGTTCCAAGGATTTGCAATAATTTCAATAAAAAAGAGATATCCAGGTCAAGCAAAGAAAGTGATGATGGGATTATGGGGAATGGGACAGTTATCATTAACGAAAATGTTTGTAGTAGTAGATGAAGACATCAATGTTCATGACATTAATGATGTGATTTGGGCAATTACTACAAGGGCCGATGCTGCAAGAGATACTATGATTATCAATAATACACCAACTGATACTCTAGATCCTGCATCACCTCTAATCAATCTAGGTTCAAAGATGGGAATTGACGCAACTCAAAAAACAAGAGATGAGGGATATGAAAGAGAGATCCAACAACAAGTAAAAGTTGATGATAAAACAAAGAGTCTAGTAGATGCCAAATGGTCCGATTATGGATTATAA
- a CDS encoding proteasome assembly chaperone family protein: MTKPDTNENTLIVGFPSNGLVGTFSISYLIHYLKMNQIEEIEVPELPSTLFVEGGEILGPIRAYSKKNIFVIISDVPFNQYLAERFALAVHEFCKKYVIKKIIMISGMETINQQNDTSKIYGLASHPSLENILYNNKIMKFLDGSIFGTDAAIISVFRKTKIPVLVLYAECHPFFPDPEASIIAIVTLAKILDIQVDTKDIQSRIDKLRIQHRNLMEQTIRALQEQQEKQTRAPQIYR, from the coding sequence ATTACAAAACCAGATACTAATGAAAACACATTGATTGTAGGATTTCCTAGTAATGGACTTGTAGGCACTTTTTCAATATCATATCTTATTCATTACCTAAAGATGAACCAAATTGAAGAGATCGAAGTACCAGAACTGCCATCAACATTATTTGTAGAAGGGGGAGAAATACTTGGTCCGATCAGAGCATATAGTAAGAAAAATATTTTTGTGATAATTTCGGATGTTCCATTTAATCAATATTTAGCAGAGAGATTTGCACTTGCAGTTCATGAATTTTGTAAGAAGTACGTAATTAAAAAAATCATAATGATTAGCGGTATGGAAACGATAAATCAACAAAACGACACATCCAAAATTTATGGCTTAGCATCACATCCATCATTAGAGAACATACTTTACAACAACAAAATTATGAAATTTTTAGATGGTTCAATCTTTGGAACAGATGCTGCGATAATCTCAGTGTTTAGAAAAACAAAGATTCCAGTACTTGTTTTGTATGCAGAGTGCCATCCGTTCTTTCCAGATCCCGAAGCATCAATTATTGCAATAGTTACACTTGCGAAAATTTTAGATATTCAAGTAGATACAAAAGATATTCAATCTAGAATAGACAAATTACGTATACAGCACAGAAATCTAATGGAACAGACAATTCGTGCATTGCAGGAACAGCAAGAAAAACAGACAAGGGCACCACAAATCTACAGGTAA
- a CDS encoding trans-sialidase yields MASAKKQTKQDLENKIAELEAKLNQLSTQLEAKPAPKPAETKPAEAKPAEAKPAETKPAEKPAATTKPKGTLPKGFEKPAEAPKPQDAPKPAETTSQPPATVQDALENAYYTAPMTDFHQYRAKVTGYSPAPNRYFVRLTAPVGKVPTRNWNDQKATVTGYTSPSNQYFATRQRLAYHPADKRFGSFSGVNMSVEGVTAQVQSPPPEPPKPKRGTLPKGF; encoded by the coding sequence ATGGCATCTGCTAAGAAGCAAACAAAGCAAGATCTTGAAAACAAGATTGCCGAATTAGAAGCAAAACTAAATCAACTTTCTACACAACTTGAAGCCAAACCAGCACCAAAACCAGCTGAAACTAAACCTGCTGAAGCAAAACCGGCTGAAGCTAAGCCAGCTGAAACAAAACCAGCTGAAAAACCTGCTGCAACAACCAAGCCTAAAGGTACTCTACCAAAAGGATTTGAAAAACCAGCAGAAGCTCCTAAACCACAGGATGCTCCAAAACCAGCTGAAACAACATCTCAACCTCCTGCAACAGTACAAGATGCTTTAGAGAATGCATACTATACTGCTCCAATGACTGATTTTCATCAGTACAGAGCTAAAGTAACAGGTTATTCTCCAGCACCTAACAGATACTTTGTTAGACTAACTGCTCCTGTAGGAAAAGTTCCAACAAGAAACTGGAATGATCAAAAAGCAACCGTTACTGGTTATACCTCACCATCAAACCAATACTTTGCAACAAGACAAAGATTGGCGTATCATCCAGCTGACAAAAGATTTGGATCATTTAGTGGCGTCAATATGAGTGTTGAAGGTGTTACTGCACAAGTACAATCTCCACCACCAGAACCTCCAAAGCCTAAAAGGGGTACACTTCCAAAAGGTTTCTAA
- a CDS encoding trans-sialidase, which produces MAAKRKASTKKDLEDKIAELEAKLTKLSTQLEAKPAPKPAETKPAEAKPAEAKPAETKPAEKPAATTKPKGTLPKGFEKPAEAPKPQDAPKPAETTSQPPATVQDALENAYYTAPMTDFHQYRAKVTGYSPAPNRYFVRLTAPVGKVPTRNWNDQKATVTGYTSPSNQYFATRQRLAYHPADKRFGSFSGVNMSVEGVTAQVQSPPPEPPKPAKGTLPKGMGQPQQTPQQQTNYGGNEGKSRKELLEEYENEYLQRIEQERIEQEQAYLESVAAEAKAKSASQTKRGALPKGFEPQPEPEAPKASKGTLPKGF; this is translated from the coding sequence ATGGCAGCAAAACGTAAAGCAAGTACGAAAAAAGATCTAGAGGACAAAATAGCAGAACTTGAAGCAAAATTAACAAAATTATCTACACAACTTGAAGCCAAACCAGCACCAAAACCAGCTGAAACTAAACCTGCTGAAGCAAAACCGGCTGAAGCTAAGCCAGCTGAAACAAAACCAGCTGAAAAACCTGCTGCAACAACCAAGCCTAAAGGTACTCTACCAAAAGGATTTGAAAAACCAGCAGAAGCTCCTAAACCACAGGATGCTCCAAAACCAGCTGAAACAACATCTCAACCTCCTGCAACAGTACAAGATGCTTTAGAGAATGCATACTATACTGCTCCAATGACTGATTTTCATCAGTACAGAGCTAAAGTAACAGGTTATTCTCCAGCACCTAACAGATACTTTGTTAGACTAACTGCTCCTGTAGGAAAAGTTCCAACAAGAAACTGGAATGATCAAAAAGCAACCGTTACTGGTTATACCTCACCATCAAACCAATACTTTGCAACAAGACAAAGATTGGCGTATCATCCAGCTGACAAAAGATTTGGATCATTTAGTGGCGTCAATATGAGTGTTGAAGGTGTTACTGCACAAGTACAATCTCCACCACCAGAACCTCCAAAGCCAGCAAAAGGTACTTTGCCAAAAGGAATGGGGCAACCACAACAAACTCCTCAGCAACAAACCAATTATGGTGGAAATGAAGGCAAATCCAGAAAAGAATTGTTAGAAGAATATGAAAACGAATACTTGCAAAGAATAGAACAAGAAAGAATTGAACAAGAACAAGCATACCTTGAATCCGTTGCGGCTGAAGCTAAGGCAAAATCCGCTTCTCAAACAAAACGTGGTGCATTACCAAAAGGATTTGAACCACAACCAGAACCTGAAGCACCAAAAGCTTCTAAAGGTACACTTCCAAAAGGTTTCTAA
- a CDS encoding DUF5654 family protein, protein MTDDEGPKSIKFEILDKIAALIAAAFGLVAALAWNDAIKALFKEIFGTTDQLGPMIGYAVVVTVIAVILTIFIARAASKAKSIITRTYSCSLCDFKSEVQSEFMEHVTKKHAANDDKFLSK, encoded by the coding sequence TTGACAGATGACGAAGGTCCAAAATCAATTAAATTTGAAATTTTAGATAAAATTGCTGCCCTTATTGCAGCTGCCTTTGGATTGGTGGCAGCACTTGCATGGAATGATGCCATCAAAGCACTCTTCAAAGAAATCTTTGGAACTACTGATCAACTAGGTCCAATGATTGGATATGCTGTGGTCGTTACAGTAATTGCAGTTATTTTAACAATCTTTATTGCTCGTGCAGCTTCTAAAGCAAAATCAATCATTACCAGAACTTACAGTTGTTCTTTGTGTGATTTTAAATCAGAAGTTCAATCCGAATTTATGGAGCATGTTACAAAAAAACATGCTGCCAATGACGATAAATTCCTGTCAAAATAA
- the aroD gene encoding type I 3-dehydroquinate dehydratase gives MKYKTCVSIAETTPNKVKQVLKNALKKSDFVEVRFDFLKMEQIPQTLELIKKDLNKIVCTLRPKTEGGKFPGNEKERMSIIKLIAEYNPFLLDVEFNMLKKNPQLTEYLKSTKTELLVSWHDFKKTPKATELKKKITQMSKFSNNIKIVSTAKTTDDATRMLELYSKKGKNNLISFAMGDMGRISRILCLYLGSPYTYVSLGKAVAPGQFSVDEVKKIASLK, from the coding sequence ATGAAGTACAAAACTTGTGTATCAATTGCAGAAACAACACCAAACAAAGTCAAGCAAGTATTAAAAAATGCATTAAAAAAATCAGATTTTGTTGAAGTAAGATTTGATTTTTTAAAAATGGAGCAAATTCCACAAACACTAGAATTAATCAAAAAGGATCTAAACAAAATTGTATGCACATTAAGACCAAAAACTGAGGGCGGAAAATTTCCAGGTAATGAAAAAGAAAGAATGTCAATCATAAAATTGATTGCGGAATACAACCCATTTTTGTTAGATGTTGAATTCAACATGCTAAAAAAAAATCCACAGCTAACAGAATATCTAAAATCAACAAAAACAGAATTGCTTGTTTCATGGCATGACTTTAAGAAAACTCCCAAGGCCACAGAATTAAAAAAGAAGATTACTCAAATGAGCAAGTTTTCAAATAATATAAAAATTGTAAGCACTGCAAAAACAACAGATGATGCAACAAGGATGTTAGAATTGTATAGTAAGAAAGGAAAAAACAACTTGATATCATTTGCAATGGGGGACATGGGAAGAATTTCAAGGATTTTGTGCCTGTATTTGGGTAGTCCATACACATACGTTTCTTTAGGAAAAGCGGTTGCACCAGGACAATTTAGTGTAGATGAAGTAAAGAAGATTGCAAGTCTAAAATAA
- the bcp gene encoding thioredoxin-dependent thiol peroxidase — MISEGDTVPKFEISDANGKKIKSSDFKGKKHVIYFYPKDFTPGCTTEADEFSRDYKKFQKAGIEIIGISPDDVESHKKFCDKMSIKYPLLADVDKEVSKMFGVWDKKKFMGREYMGVIRSTFLVDEKGKIFKIYPKVKPAGHSKEVLDDFLN; from the coding sequence ATGATTTCTGAAGGGGACACTGTTCCAAAATTTGAGATAAGCGATGCCAATGGCAAAAAAATCAAATCGTCAGATTTCAAAGGTAAAAAACACGTCATATACTTTTATCCAAAAGATTTCACTCCAGGATGCACTACAGAGGCTGATGAATTTTCAAGAGACTATAAAAAATTCCAAAAGGCAGGGATTGAGATAATAGGGATTAGTCCGGATGATGTAGAATCTCATAAAAAGTTCTGTGACAAAATGAGTATCAAATATCCGCTTTTAGCAGATGTAGACAAAGAAGTATCAAAAATGTTTGGCGTATGGGATAAGAAAAAATTTATGGGCAGAGAATACATGGGAGTTATACGAAGTACGTTTCTTGTTGATGAAAAAGGAAAAATTTTCAAAATTTATCCCAAAGTAAAACCAGCTGGACATTCAAAAGAAGTACTAGATGATTTTCTAAATTAA
- a CDS encoding 2-amino-3,7-dideoxy-D-threo-hept-6-ulosonate synthase: MVSGNQIRLNRILRKGRMLCIPMDHGISNGPIEGLEDPASTIYKCEGHGLTSVIINKGILKTLPKPTKVGILVHFSSSTSLSLSPNRKMLTGTVKEAVAMGADGVSLHINIGGKEEPEMLEQLGMTADQCHKWGMPLLAMMYPRGENIKDPHDPEIVAHVARIGAECGADIVKTLYTGDIESFAKIVKSTPVPIVIAGGPKTKTDLDILQMTEDAMTAGAKGITYGRNIFAHKTPEKMVEALADIIFRKVTAKEAMKKIEQE, from the coding sequence ATGGTATCAGGTAATCAAATTAGACTAAATCGAATTCTTCGAAAAGGAAGAATGTTATGCATCCCAATGGATCATGGAATTTCAAATGGACCGATTGAGGGTCTTGAAGATCCAGCATCGACAATTTACAAATGTGAAGGACATGGACTTACTAGCGTAATTATCAATAAGGGAATTCTTAAAACACTACCAAAACCAACCAAAGTAGGGATTTTAGTACATTTTTCAAGTAGCACATCACTATCACTATCACCTAATCGAAAAATGTTAACGGGAACAGTAAAGGAAGCAGTAGCAATGGGTGCAGATGGAGTTTCACTGCACATCAACATTGGAGGCAAAGAAGAACCAGAGATGCTTGAACAATTAGGAATGACTGCTGATCAATGTCACAAATGGGGAATGCCACTTTTAGCTATGATGTATCCAAGAGGAGAAAACATCAAAGATCCGCATGATCCTGAAATTGTTGCACATGTTGCAAGAATTGGAGCAGAGTGTGGAGCAGATATTGTTAAGACATTATACACAGGAGATATTGAATCATTTGCAAAAATTGTAAAGAGTACACCAGTTCCAATAGTAATTGCAGGCGGTCCTAAAACAAAAACAGATTTAGATATTCTGCAAATGACTGAAGATGCAATGACAGCAGGAGCTAAAGGCATCACATATGGTAGAAATATCTTTGCACATAAAACACCTGAAAAAATGGTTGAAGCATTAGCAGATATAATTTTTAGAAAAGTAACTGCAAAGGAAGCAATGAAGAAAATTGAGCAAGAATAG
- the aroE gene encoding shikimate dehydrogenase, translating to MAKSFAVIGDPIDHSLSPNIHNAAFRELNLDCSYIAYRIPKGELEDGIEGLKKIKIDGFNVTIPHKVEMMKYLNKMDESCSLIGAVNTVTNNDGILKGYNTDMDGFLEPFKKKKLNIENTKVLLLGAGGAARAIVAAFAKEKAKSITIANRTLENARNLSEFAKKIGLDVNVIRIEDVKDSAKNYDIIVNATSVGLKNEPTIISLDNINEKTIVYDIVYMPINTDFIKKAKEKNAVIIFGYEMLLGQATRAFEIWHGMKAPYNAMKKALLGGF from the coding sequence ATGGCAAAATCATTTGCAGTAATTGGAGATCCAATTGATCATTCATTATCTCCAAACATACACAATGCAGCATTCAGAGAATTAAATTTAGATTGTTCATACATTGCGTATAGGATCCCAAAAGGAGAATTAGAAGATGGAATAGAAGGACTCAAAAAAATAAAGATTGATGGGTTCAATGTTACAATTCCACACAAAGTAGAGATGATGAAGTATTTGAACAAAATGGATGAATCTTGTAGTTTGATCGGTGCAGTAAATACTGTAACAAACAATGATGGGATTTTAAAAGGATACAATACAGATATGGATGGATTTTTAGAACCATTCAAAAAAAAGAAATTAAATATTGAAAACACCAAGGTACTCCTCCTTGGCGCAGGCGGTGCTGCAAGAGCAATAGTTGCAGCTTTTGCAAAAGAGAAAGCAAAGAGCATAACCATAGCAAACAGAACCTTAGAAAATGCAAGAAATCTCTCAGAATTCGCAAAAAAGATTGGGCTGGACGTAAATGTGATTAGGATTGAAGATGTAAAGGATTCTGCAAAAAATTATGACATTATTGTTAATGCCACATCAGTTGGACTAAAAAATGAGCCAACTATCATTTCGTTAGATAACATCAACGAAAAGACAATTGTTTATGATATTGTATACATGCCAATAAATACAGATTTTATAAAAAAGGCAAAAGAGAAAAATGCAGTCATAATTTTTGGTTATGAAATGCTATTAGGTCAAGCAACAAGAGCCTTTGAAATATGGCATGGTATGAAAGCACCTTATAATGCCATGAAAAAAGCATTGTTAGGAGGATTTTGA
- a CDS encoding 3-dehydroquinate synthase II: MSKNRELIISPKVSQTQLAKFLPQLESEGIKMLYIDPKKIGNKKTKIQTVYPSPTSNYVVLEKEEVVKPKGKKIGMKFQVLSNSDIEHILTVAKKGLDFVIVEVKDWKIIPLENIIAKLHKIHTKIFAIAKTPEEVRKMFSILEVGVDGVIFNTDSINEVREAMLYLGTRSFEMKPAKIIEIKEVGDGERVCVDTASMLHKGEGMLIGSRSNFLFLVHNESVGSSFTSPRPFRVNAGAVHCYTLSPDGTTNYLSEIETGSEVLILNSKGNARRATVGRSKIERRPMLMIKASIEGEVGGIIAQDAETIRFVKPNGQLVSVTHLKKGDMVMVHSKPATGRHFGMEVSDEYILEK, from the coding sequence TTGAGCAAGAATAGAGAATTAATTATTTCACCTAAAGTTTCACAAACACAGCTAGCTAAATTTCTCCCACAGTTAGAATCAGAAGGCATTAAGATGTTATACATTGATCCTAAAAAAATAGGAAATAAAAAAACAAAAATTCAAACAGTCTATCCGTCACCCACATCAAACTATGTAGTCCTTGAAAAAGAAGAAGTTGTAAAACCAAAAGGAAAAAAAATCGGGATGAAATTTCAGGTATTATCTAATTCAGATATCGAGCACATCCTTACTGTTGCAAAAAAAGGATTAGACTTTGTGATTGTAGAGGTAAAGGATTGGAAGATAATCCCACTTGAAAACATCATTGCAAAACTCCATAAAATACACACAAAAATTTTTGCAATAGCAAAGACCCCTGAAGAAGTAAGAAAGATGTTCTCAATTTTAGAGGTAGGTGTAGATGGAGTAATTTTCAACACAGATTCAATTAATGAAGTAAGAGAGGCAATGCTATACCTAGGAACCAGAAGTTTTGAGATGAAGCCTGCAAAGATTATTGAGATTAAAGAAGTAGGTGATGGTGAACGTGTATGTGTAGATACAGCATCAATGCTCCATAAAGGAGAGGGTATGCTAATTGGAAGTAGATCAAACTTTTTGTTTCTTGTTCATAATGAATCTGTGGGTTCATCGTTTACATCGCCTAGACCATTCAGAGTTAATGCAGGTGCAGTTCACTGTTACACTTTATCACCTGACGGAACAACAAACTATCTCTCAGAAATTGAAACAGGTTCTGAAGTTTTGATCCTAAATTCAAAAGGGAATGCAAGGAGAGCAACTGTAGGAAGATCAAAAATAGAGAGAAGACCAATGTTAATGATCAAAGCTTCTATAGAAGGCGAGGTTGGAGGGATTATTGCACAAGATGCGGAAACGATTAGATTTGTAAAACCTAATGGGCAACTAGTGTCAGTTACGCATTTAAAAAAAGGAGATATGGTCATGGTGCATTCAAAGCCTGCAACAGGAAGACATTTCGGAATGGAAGTTTCAGATGAATATATTTTAGAAAAATAA
- the mqnC gene encoding cyclic dehypoxanthinyl futalosine synthase, translated as MSQTTEQIQKSDIKDILENSLNGQRPGSKDCLRLLESDDVHLMGLVSGHLTQKKFGKKASFVNNIILNYTNVCITDCKFCAFYRSPGAADSYTLTLDQIESRVKTAWDMFKIRQVLIQGGHNPSLKIEYYEDAFRMIREKFPKVGVHGLSTSEIDMIAKVEKSSTKEILSRLKNAGLQSIPGAGAEILTDSVKNIISPKKISSDDWIRIMDEAHSLGIPSSATMMYGHVENKNDIVEHFFKIVKLQEKTKGFMAFIPWNFEPNNTLMHEEGLVEYGTGGIQLLKMIAISRLVFDGLISHIQSSWLTNGVGMAQLALQYGADDFGGTLIGEEVVSCTGARSTELTDKIIMDAIHQIGYDVEERDNFYNPVTL; from the coding sequence TTGAGTCAGACTACTGAACAAATACAAAAAAGTGATATTAAAGATATTTTGGAAAATTCTCTTAACGGTCAAAGACCTGGATCTAAGGATTGTTTGAGACTCTTGGAATCTGATGATGTTCATTTGATGGGTCTTGTTTCAGGCCATTTAACTCAAAAGAAATTTGGCAAAAAAGCCTCATTCGTAAATAATATTATCTTGAATTATACTAATGTGTGCATCACTGATTGTAAATTTTGTGCATTTTATAGATCTCCTGGAGCAGCGGATTCTTACACATTAACCCTTGATCAAATAGAATCAAGAGTAAAAACTGCATGGGATATGTTTAAGATTCGTCAAGTTTTGATACAAGGTGGACACAATCCAAGCTTAAAGATAGAATATTATGAAGATGCATTTAGAATGATTAGAGAAAAATTCCCGAAAGTTGGTGTTCATGGATTATCTACATCTGAAATTGATATGATTGCAAAAGTGGAAAAATCATCCACTAAAGAAATTTTATCTAGATTAAAGAATGCAGGACTACAGTCTATCCCTGGTGCAGGTGCTGAAATTTTAACTGATTCTGTTAAGAATATTATCAGTCCAAAGAAAATCTCTAGTGATGATTGGATTCGAATAATGGATGAGGCGCATTCCCTTGGAATTCCATCTTCTGCAACCATGATGTATGGTCATGTAGAAAACAAAAATGATATTGTTGAACACTTTTTTAAAATTGTAAAACTCCAAGAAAAAACCAAAGGCTTCATGGCATTTATTCCATGGAATTTTGAACCAAATAATACTTTGATGCACGAAGAAGGTTTGGTAGAATATGGAACTGGCGGAATTCAACTTTTGAAGATGATTGCAATCTCTAGATTGGTCTTTGATGGATTAATTTCGCACATTCAATCTTCATGGCTTACAAATGGTGTTGGCATGGCACAACTTGCTTTACAGTATGGTGCTGATGATTTTGGTGGAACTCTAATTGGTGAAGAAGTAGTCTCATGTACTGGTGCACGCTCAACTGAACTGACTGATAAAATAATCATGGATGCAATTCATCAGATTGGGTATGATGTAGAAGAACGAGATAATTTCTATAATCCTGTTACTTTATAA